In the genome of Polaribacter atrinae, one region contains:
- a CDS encoding DUF3822 family protein has product MIKKTVIKKNSRNTVTHTKDTKLSIQFNLDGFSFCIINNSTKETSYFSEYVFNEKQLTPESLLKKIEEIFKTDIHLQKDFSSVLVIHQNNLFSIVPNQYFSEDILSDYLNFNIKTLATDFIAYDDIESIHAKNVYVPYVNINNYLFQNFGEFEYKHHLTILIEKLISSNNSNEKKVFVNVSKENYDIVILQNKELQFSNSFNFQTKEDFIYYILFTFEQLKLDVEKIALFFTGDIEPESEIYKITYQYIRNVAFLESNNKIFNELDASKHSNYILLNS; this is encoded by the coding sequence ATGATAAAAAAGACAGTGATAAAGAAGAATAGTAGAAATACTGTAACACACACAAAAGATACAAAGTTATCCATCCAATTTAATTTGGATGGATTTTCTTTTTGTATCATAAATAACAGTACAAAAGAAACAAGTTACTTTTCGGAATATGTTTTTAATGAAAAACAATTAACCCCAGAAAGTCTCTTAAAAAAAATAGAAGAAATATTTAAAACAGACATTCATCTACAAAAAGATTTTTCTTCTGTATTAGTTATTCATCAAAACAATTTATTTTCAATAGTACCTAATCAATATTTTTCTGAAGACATCCTTTCTGACTATCTTAATTTTAATATTAAAACATTAGCAACAGATTTTATTGCTTACGATGATATAGAAAGCATACATGCAAAAAATGTATATGTACCATATGTAAATATTAACAATTACTTATTTCAAAATTTTGGAGAGTTTGAATACAAACACCATTTAACTATTTTAATTGAAAAATTAATTTCGTCTAATAATTCTAATGAGAAAAAAGTCTTTGTCAATGTTTCTAAAGAAAATTACGATATTGTAATACTACAAAATAAAGAATTGCAATTTTCAAATTCATTTAACTTTCAAACAAAAGAAGATTTTATCTATTACATCTTATTTACATTCGAACAATTAAAACTAGATGTAGAAAAAATTGCTTTATTTTTTACGGGAGATATTGAGCCGGAATCTGAAATATACAAAATCACGTATCAATACATTAGAAATGTTGCTTTTTTAGAGAGTAATAACAAAATTTTTAATGAATTAGATGCTTCTAAACATTCTAATTATATCCTTTTAAATTCATGA
- a CDS encoding ATP-dependent DNA helicase, with protein sequence MINKTADFYAELLKKFQFSPTTKQNKLLNLLSDFSFTEDTDALFLLKGYAGTGKTTSISAYVNSLGAIGKKAVLLAPTGRAAKVISVYSKRPAFTIHKKIYFPKKQSNGGVGFVLQPNKHRNTIFIVDEASMIPDSRQNQKLFDSGSLLDDLIRYVYSGHQCKLIFIGDTAQLPPVKLNISPALEEDTLVYDYHKNVTEIELDEVMRQHEDSGILANATLLRLMIQNDAINFKFDINFPDIVRLDDGYDIEDALVTAYDSDGVEDTAFIVRSNKRANEYNQQIRMKIRGQENEISAGDYIMVVKNNYFWLKENSTAGFIANGDICEVLKIFSIKELYGFKFAEVEVRMIDYPDMQPFETVLLLDTLTSESPSLTYDESNKLYQAVKEDYAHLKSKSKQFMEIKKNLFFNALQVKFSYAMTCHKSQGGQWKTVFIEQPYLPEGVSKEYYRWLYTALTRAQEKLYLIGFKDEFFEE encoded by the coding sequence ATGATAAATAAAACAGCCGATTTTTACGCAGAATTATTGAAAAAATTTCAATTTTCTCCAACAACTAAACAGAATAAATTATTAAATCTTTTAAGTGATTTTAGTTTTACAGAGGATACAGATGCTTTGTTTTTACTAAAAGGGTACGCAGGTACCGGAAAAACAACAAGTATTAGTGCTTATGTTAACAGTTTAGGGGCTATTGGTAAGAAAGCAGTTTTATTAGCACCAACAGGTAGGGCTGCAAAAGTAATTTCTGTATATTCTAAAAGACCTGCATTTACCATCCATAAAAAAATATATTTCCCCAAAAAACAATCAAATGGTGGTGTAGGGTTTGTTTTGCAACCCAATAAACATAGAAATACTATTTTTATTGTTGATGAGGCTTCTATGATTCCAGATAGTAGACAGAACCAGAAATTGTTTGATTCTGGCTCTTTGCTAGATGATTTAATCAGATATGTGTACTCGGGGCATCAATGTAAATTAATATTTATTGGAGATACTGCACAATTGCCTCCTGTAAAATTAAATATCAGTCCTGCTTTAGAAGAGGATACTTTGGTGTATGATTATCATAAAAACGTAACAGAAATAGAATTAGATGAAGTAATGCGTCAGCATGAAGATTCTGGTATTCTTGCAAATGCAACTTTATTAAGGTTAATGATTCAAAATGATGCCATTAATTTTAAGTTTGATATTAATTTTCCAGATATCGTACGGTTAGATGATGGTTATGATATAGAAGATGCGTTAGTTACTGCCTACGATAGTGATGGAGTAGAGGATACAGCGTTTATTGTTCGTTCTAATAAAAGAGCGAATGAATATAATCAACAAATTAGAATGAAAATTCGTGGGCAAGAAAATGAAATTTCTGCAGGTGATTATATAATGGTTGTGAAAAACAATTATTTTTGGCTAAAAGAAAATTCAACCGCAGGTTTTATTGCCAATGGTGATATTTGTGAAGTTTTAAAAATATTTTCGATTAAAGAATTGTACGGTTTTAAATTTGCTGAAGTAGAAGTCCGTATGATTGATTATCCAGATATGCAGCCATTTGAAACTGTTTTATTGTTAGATACTTTAACAAGTGAATCACCTTCTTTAACTTATGATGAATCAAACAAATTATATCAGGCTGTAAAAGAAGATTACGCACATTTAAAATCGAAGTCTAAACAGTTTATGGAGATTAAAAAGAATTTGTTTTTTAATGCATTACAAGTTAAATTCTCTTATGCGATGACATGCCATAAATCTCAAGGTGGGCAATGGAAAACAGTGTTTATTGAGCAGCCTTATTTACCAGAGGGTGTGTCTAAAGAATATTATAGGTGGTTGTACACAGCATTAACTAGAGCGCAAGAAAAATTATATTTAATTGGTTTTAAAGATGAGTTTTTTGAAGAGTAA